Below is a window of Desulfurellaceae bacterium DNA.
GCTCAACCTGGTCAGGCTGCTGCCGCCCGAGGCGGCCGGCCTGGCCATGGCCCAGACCATCTGGTACATCCCGACCGGTCTCGACATCTGGAACCAGAAGATTCTCAAGGCGCCGGGCCACTACGCCCGGGGAGCCGAGTTGCCTCCCGGCCCGCCACCCGCGCCGGTGGTGCACTGGCCCGACCAGGAGCCGGACCACCTGGAAGGTCCGCTCCGCGAGCGGCTGGGACACTGGCTGAGCCTGGTGCATCGGGGCCAGGTGCTGGAAGCCTATCGGGTGTTTCTGGGTCTGATGCAAGAGCCGCAGCATCGGCGCGAGGTGCTGGCCGAACTCGTGTTCGCCGGCCTCATCGACGTGCAGGACCGCCTGCTCTACAACCGGTCGTATACCACCGGCCACAAGGGCTATCGGGCGCGCTCCACCGTTGAACTCGGCGACGCCATCGGCTGGGACCGTGCGCAGCCGATTCTGTACGCCGGCGTGCCCGACATGGCGGTCGGCCCGCGCTGGTATTCGACCTATGAGATGGCCTGCAACGCCGTCACGGTCTACATCGAGAACGACAAGATCTCGGCCATTCCCTACGCCGGCACGACCGAGCGCGAGCGCGCCCTTCTGGCCAACGCAAAGCCGATTGATCCGGCCGAGACGCACGACCTCGTACACCGCCTCATCCGCGAGCCCGAACCGGCCGGGATCGAGCGCCTCGCCGAGCTGCTGCGGGCCGGCATCCGTCTGTCCGACCTCCTCGACGCGATTCGGCTCGGCGCCGCCCAGACCGTGCTTGAGACCAGGAACCCGAACAACTTCGCCATGTCTCAACACTGCTACGAATACGTCAGCAGCTTGGGATGGTTTGTGGACAATTTCGACCATCCGCACCGGGTCAAGCTGCTGTTCCTGGCCGCCTCGTTTCTCGAACGCACCGCCCACCATCAGGCTCACACCGGGGACATGCAGCCCGGCGAGATCGAAGCGCCGGCCGGATCGGACCGCCTCACGCCCGAGACGATCCTCGACCGTCTGGAGGCGGCTGCGGTCAGCTTCGATAAGGAGGGCAGCACGGCCTGGACCCGGGCCTATCTCGACTCCGGCGCCGACCGGGCGCGGCTCGTGCAGCGGCTGGCCCTGGCCGCCTGTCGCACCGGCAACGACCCCCATAATCAGGAGATCGCCCAGTGCCTGCTTGAGGACTGTGTGTCGGGTCGGACTGCCGACCCGGACCGGCTGCTGCTGGCCTGTGCCCACCACACCGCCGGCCATCGCAAGTACGGCGATTTCCTGGAGGCCAGTCGGCGCTTCGGGGCAGCCTTCGACCTGCCCGGCTTGCAGGCCTGACGCACGCCGCCCCTAGCTCTGCCCCGACCCGATGGGCTATAAGGACTGACGCGTTGCCAATAAGGAGGACCGTATGGCGGGAGCATTAGACGGAATCAAAGTCCTGGAGCTGACCCGGGTGGGACCTGGGGCGTTCTGCACCATGATGCTGGCGGACATGGGCGCCGAGGTGCTCAAGATCGAGGCGCCGCCGTCGGGCAAACTGGCCGGCTCGGGCGCGTCGCCGACCCCCGATCAGGCCAAGAAGCTGGCCACCAATTTCACCAACCGCAACAAAAAAAGCATCACCCTCAACCTCAAGGAAGCCGCCGGACAGGCCGTCCTGCAAGACCTGGCCAAAGACCATGACGTGCTGGTCGAGGGCTTTCGACCCGGGGTGATGGGGCGCCTGGGCGGCGATTACGACACGCTCAGCCAGCTCAACCCGCGCCTGGTGTACTGCTCGCTGAGCGGCTTTGGCCAGGACGGGCCGTACCGGGACTATCCGGCCCACGACCTGAACTATCTGGCCCTCAGCGGGGTGCTCAACCTGATCGGTCAGCCCGAGGGGCCGCCGGCCATTCCGCTCAATATCATCGCCGACTACGCCGGGGCGTCCATGCACGGCGTGACCGGCATCATGTTTGCGCTGTTCGCCCGGGAGCGCACCGGCAAGGGCCAGCTGGTCGACGTGTCCTACCTCGACACCACCATCTCCCTGCTGGCGGCCACGCCCAATGTGCGCGACTATTTTGCCGACGGAACCATGCCGGGCCGGGGCAAGGGCGTTTTTGGCGGCGGGTTTGCCTACTACAGCGTCTACAACACCAAAGACAACAAGCAGCTCAGCATCGGCTGTACCGAGCCGTGGCTGTGGAACAACCTGTGTGACGCGCTGGACCGCCCGGACTGGAAAGACTGCGGCATGAAGGCTGGCGACTTCTCGCAAACCACGACCGAGCGGCACCAGCAGGTGCGCCAGGAACTCCAGGCCGTGCTGATGACCAAAACCTGCGACGAGTGGTATGACTTTTTGACCAAGGCCGACGTGTGTGTGGGCAAGGTCTACGACGTGCCGGAGGTCTTTGACGATCCCCAGGTCCGCCACCGTCAGATGGCGGTCGAACTCGACCACCCCCAGGCCGGCAAGGTGACCCAGGCCGGCGTTGCGGTCAAGCTGTCCGACACCCCGGGCTCCATCCGCTCCTTTGCCCCGTCAATCGGTCAGCATACCCAGGAAGTGCTGGACAGCCTGGGCTATAGCGCGGACAAAATCGCCGCGCTGCGCGACAAACGGGTGGTGTGAGAGACCGGAGGGGCAGGCCCCGTGCCTGCCCTCCCCGCCTCGCCCCGGCGGCCACAAGGCGGATCGCATCGCCGCGTCATACAAGAAACGGCTCGTGTCAGAAGGCTGAGCAATGCGCCTCCGCTTCGACCTCGGCACTGTGGTGGTGGACGAGCCGCCGCACGACTTCCAGGCGCCGCCCTTCCTGCACTGGGACGGCCGGGTTGACCGCTGGCGGGCCCAGGCCCACCACTATCGTTCGCTGCTCGAACACCTCAAAGGGACCGGCCTTGAATGCCGCAACGCAGCCCCGGCCTATCCGACGCTGACACTCAGCAGCCGTCTTGAACACGACCCGCATCCGTTTCAGACCGAGGCCCTGGCCGCCTGGCAGCGGGCCGCACGACGGGGGGTGGTTGTCCTGCCGACCGGCGCGGGTAAGAGCCAGGTCGGCCAGATGGCGATTGCCAGCGTGCAGCGCGGGACTCTGGTGGTTGCCCCGACCATCGACCTCATGAACCAGTGGTATGACCTGCTGTGCGCAGCCTTCGGCGAAGACATCGGGCTGATCGGCGGTGGCTATTACGAGCCCCAGGCCCTGACCGTCACCACCTACGACAGCGCCTACCGCCACATGGACCGCCTCGGCAACCGCTGGGGGCTGGTGATTTTTGACGAGTGTCACCATTTGCCGGGCGAGATGTACAGCCACGCCGCCCAGATGTGTCTGGCCCCGTATCGGCTGGGGCTGACCGCCACCCCGGAGCGGGCCGACGGCCGACACGTCCTGCTCGACGATCTGATCGGCCCCCAGGTGTACGCCAAGGGCATCAAGGAGCTGTCCGGGGAGTATCTGGCCGACTATGTGACCGAGCGCATCACCGTGCACCTGACCCCGGAGGAGGAGGCCGAGTACCGTCAGGCCAGAGGCCGGTTTTACGACTTCATTGTCGATCACGGCATTGTGCTGGACGGCCTGGCCGGCTGGCACCGCTTCATCCGCGAGAGTGCCCGTAGCCGCAAGGGCCGCCAGGCTCTGCTGGCCCACCAGCGCTCAAAGAAACTGGCCCTGGGCACCTCGGCCAAGCTCCGCACCCTGGACTTCCTGCTCAAAAAACACGCCCGGGAACGGACGCTCATCTTTACCAGCGATAACGATACGGTGTATGCGATTTCGGCCGCGTTTTTGATTCCGGCCATCACCCACCACACCCCGACCAAGGAGCGCAAGGCCATTCTGGAAGGCTTTAACCGGGGCGACTACCTGGCCCTGGCCACCTCAAAAGTCTTGAACGAGGGCGTCAACGTGCCGGAGGCGAGTGTGGCGGTCATTCTGTCCGGCTCGGGCTCGACCCGGGAACACGTCCAGCGGCTGGGCCGGGTCTTGCGTAAACGCGAGGGCAAACAGGCTGTGCTGTACGAGGTCATCACCGCCGGCACGGTCGAAGAGGGCATCAGCCGGCGACGGCGGCAACACGCAGCGTATCAAAATGACGAACGCTGAATACTGGACGCGCTGTCGGGGCTTTAGCCAGCGCGGAGAATGGCGGGAACAACACACAAGACCGCCCTAAAAGTTATTGAGCGCTATTGCATATTTGTCTATCTTCACCTGACCGGTCGTCGTGCCCACCGCCTGACCAGAATTTCCCGATGAGGATTTCTAAACGGATATATCATGAAGCTCTTGGAACTTGAGGTGAAGCGGTTTCGCAGTCTGCGTGACGGGTGTATCGAACTCGGCGGCCTCAATTTGTTCATCGGTGCCAACGCCTCCGGTAAGAGCACGATACTCGACGTGCTCCGCTTTCTCCATGAAGTAGTCCAGATGGGTACCTTTGAGGGACCACTGTTTTCGCGAGGCGGCATCCTCAATCTTGCCTGGAAGGGGGAACAGGCAAACCAGATCGACTTGACGCTAACCCTGAAAGACGACGACAACGAAGAGACACTAGAGTGGGCTGTGCAACTCTCCCGGAAGAGCTATCCGTTCCATGTCTGGGAACAGGTACGCCAGATGTCCGAGAAAAATCCGCCACAAACGTTACTGGAGGCTGAGAGCGGAAAGGGATGGTGGTGGTCTGAGGACAGGCGGCGAGTCAAACTGCAACAATCCCCGACATCGTGTGCGCTTACGGCGGCGGCGGCAGATGCGTCCTTTCCAGCCCGCACCATTGCCGATTTCGTGCGCCGATGGGGGTTCTTCGACCCGAATCCCTTCCTGCTTCGCCGCGACTGGACCGGATTGGACTCCGGCCGGTTTGATCACTATGGCCGCAACCTGGGCGAGACCCTCTATGCCCTCTATAACTCATCGCCCGATACCCTGGAAAAGATTCGGTCAGCGACTGAGGATATCCTAGGGCTCCCCGAACGGATCAACCCACAGGAATCAGAAGAGCGCTTCTACTTCACGCAGAAAGAACCGGGACTCCAGTTTCCGGTGCACCAGATGGGCGTCTCCAGCGGGACATTGCGTATGCTGGCCTTGATGACCGCACTCCTCGGAGAATCAGAAGCGAACGTGATCGGCATTGAGG
It encodes the following:
- a CDS encoding CoA transferase — encoded protein: MAGALDGIKVLELTRVGPGAFCTMMLADMGAEVLKIEAPPSGKLAGSGASPTPDQAKKLATNFTNRNKKSITLNLKEAAGQAVLQDLAKDHDVLVEGFRPGVMGRLGGDYDTLSQLNPRLVYCSLSGFGQDGPYRDYPAHDLNYLALSGVLNLIGQPEGPPAIPLNIIADYAGASMHGVTGIMFALFARERTGKGQLVDVSYLDTTISLLAATPNVRDYFADGTMPGRGKGVFGGGFAYYSVYNTKDNKQLSIGCTEPWLWNNLCDALDRPDWKDCGMKAGDFSQTTTERHQQVRQELQAVLMTKTCDEWYDFLTKADVCVGKVYDVPEVFDDPQVRHRQMAVELDHPQAGKVTQAGVAVKLSDTPGSIRSFAPSIGQHTQEVLDSLGYSADKIAALRDKRVV
- a CDS encoding AAA family ATPase; amino-acid sequence: MKLLELEVKRFRSLRDGCIELGGLNLFIGANASGKSTILDVLRFLHEVVQMGTFEGPLFSRGGILNLAWKGEQANQIDLTLTLKDDDNEETLEWAVQLSRKSYPFHVWEQVRQMSEKNPPQTLLEAESGKGWWWSEDRRRVKLQQSPTSCALTAAAADASFPARTIADFVRRWGFFDPNPFLLRRDWTGLDSGRFDHYGRNLGETLYALYNSSPDTLEKIRSATEDILGLPERINPQESEERFYFTQKEPGLQFPVHQMGVSSGTLRMLALMTALLGESEANVIGIEEPENYVHPTALSAFVEYLLHAQGRVQLMVTTHSPLLLDLLNDPSVVYVVQRSPQAGTTVTRQADPDGVRKALEASGFGLGEYYQTKGFGAP
- a CDS encoding DEAD/DEAH box helicase family protein, with product MRLRFDLGTVVVDEPPHDFQAPPFLHWDGRVDRWRAQAHHYRSLLEHLKGTGLECRNAAPAYPTLTLSSRLEHDPHPFQTEALAAWQRAARRGVVVLPTGAGKSQVGQMAIASVQRGTLVVAPTIDLMNQWYDLLCAAFGEDIGLIGGGYYEPQALTVTTYDSAYRHMDRLGNRWGLVIFDECHHLPGEMYSHAAQMCLAPYRLGLTATPERADGRHVLLDDLIGPQVYAKGIKELSGEYLADYVTERITVHLTPEEEAEYRQARGRFYDFIVDHGIVLDGLAGWHRFIRESARSRKGRQALLAHQRSKKLALGTSAKLRTLDFLLKKHARERTLIFTSDNDTVYAISAAFLIPAITHHTPTKERKAILEGFNRGDYLALATSKVLNEGVNVPEASVAVILSGSGSTREHVQRLGRVLRKREGKQAVLYEVITAGTVEEGISRRRRQHAAYQNDER